A genomic region of Rickettsiales bacterium contains the following coding sequences:
- a CDS encoding DUF2336 domain-containing protein, with the protein MYAATYTATEAGMLSTMILSDQDIDRLLNEQTPSVRVDLADKIAGSHLNRQYSLHDFAIAEQVMRILVKDTEVKVREALATRLKENPYIPRDIILALSHDVESVALPVLEHSPLLSDAELISVIVTCKSVSKQSAIAMRKAVSKDVSVALVSTHNSEVVEKLAKNHNADIPAEAYHEIIRDHGKNQIIMKAVAERPNLPVTIVEKVISMVSDSLARDMRAKYDIDQSVLALEADKTREVATLMLVDGNAEKQEVEKLVEQLQAYGRLTPSIILTSLCRGNLYFFETSLARLSSIPVRNAQLLIHDKGGLGFKALYNKAGLPDKFFAACKVLLEVVAMIRRAQPSLKGTDYSNQVIHNLLAKTAGQNVDNLSYIIALIRQAA; encoded by the coding sequence ATGTATGCAGCAACTTATACCGCCACCGAAGCAGGGATGCTCAGCACCATGATACTCAGTGACCAGGATATAGATCGCCTGCTGAACGAACAGACCCCGTCTGTGCGTGTCGATCTGGCGGATAAAATCGCAGGCTCGCACCTGAACCGCCAGTACAGTCTCCACGATTTCGCCATCGCCGAACAGGTCATGCGTATTCTGGTTAAGGATACAGAAGTCAAGGTGCGTGAGGCACTGGCAACCCGCCTCAAGGAAAATCCTTATATCCCAAGGGACATTATTCTCGCCCTGTCGCACGATGTGGAATCCGTCGCCTTGCCCGTGCTCGAACACTCCCCGCTCCTGTCGGATGCGGAACTGATCTCCGTCATTGTAACCTGCAAGAGCGTAAGCAAGCAGTCGGCCATCGCAATGCGCAAAGCTGTCTCTAAGGATGTATCCGTCGCGCTGGTCTCCACCCATAATTCCGAAGTGGTAGAAAAACTCGCTAAAAACCACAATGCGGACATTCCTGCGGAAGCTTATCACGAAATTATACGCGACCACGGCAAGAACCAGATCATTATGAAAGCCGTGGCGGAACGCCCCAACCTGCCTGTCACGATCGTGGAAAAAGTCATTAGCATGGTGTCGGATTCGCTGGCCCGCGACATGCGTGCGAAATACGATATCGACCAGTCCGTGCTGGCGCTGGAAGCAGACAAGACACGCGAAGTCGCCACCCTGATGCTGGTGGACGGCAACGCCGAGAAGCAGGAAGTGGAAAAACTGGTCGAGCAGTTACAGGCTTACGGCAGGCTGACCCCATCCATCATCCTGACATCATTGTGCCGCGGTAACCTGTATTTCTTCGAAACCAGTCTCGCCCGCCTCTCCAGTATTCCCGTGCGTAATGCGCAGCTCCTGATCCATGACAAAGGCGGCCTCGGTTTCAAGGCGCTTTATAACAAGGCAGGCCTGCCGGACAAATTCTTCGCCGCCTGCAAAGTGCTGCTGGAAGTGGTCGCCATGATCCGGCGCGCGCAGCCTTCCCTGAAAGGAACGGATTACTCGAACCAGGTCATCCACAACCTGCTGGCCAAGACCGCCGGACAGAATGTCGACAACCTTTCCTACATTATCGCCCTGATCCGCCAGGCCGCTTAA
- the greA gene encoding transcription elongation factor GreA: MEKIPITAKGFREMEAELKNLKTVERGSVIKAIAEAREHGDLKENAEYAAARERQSFIEGRILELEGRIACAEVIEVSKLSGEIVKFGATVKLIDEDSEEECIYQIVGEYEADIKKAMLSITAPISRALIGKRKGESVEVTTPKGSKSYEIIEVIFEE, from the coding sequence ATGGAAAAAATACCGATTACCGCGAAAGGCTTCCGTGAAATGGAAGCGGAATTGAAAAATCTTAAAACAGTAGAGCGTGGCAGCGTAATTAAAGCGATTGCCGAAGCCCGCGAGCATGGCGATTTGAAGGAAAATGCCGAATACGCCGCTGCGCGCGAAAGACAGAGTTTTATTGAAGGGCGCATTCTGGAATTGGAAGGCAGGATTGCCTGCGCCGAAGTGATAGAAGTGTCCAAACTGAGCGGCGAAATTGTGAAATTCGGCGCTACGGTAAAGCTGATCGACGAGGACTCCGAAGAAGAATGCATCTACCAGATCGTCGGTGAATACGAAGCAGATATTAAGAAAGCGATGTTGTCTATCACCGCCCCCATTTCGCGGGCACTGATCGGCAAGCGCAAGGGTGAATCCGTAGAAGTGACGACCCCCAAAGGAAGCAAAAGCTATGAGATTATCGAAGTTATCTTTGAAGAATAG
- a CDS encoding RidA family protein, translated as MTNITRIGAGPRMSEAVIHGDKIYTSGVVADLTMGKSVKEQTQEILEQIDTLLAQAGSDKTRILKANIWLTDIKTFSQMNEAWDAWAVPGQTPARATVEAKLAEPGYDVEIMIEAVR; from the coding sequence ATGACAAATATCACCCGTATTGGCGCTGGCCCGCGCATGAGCGAAGCCGTTATCCATGGCGACAAAATTTATACCAGCGGTGTCGTTGCGGATCTGACGATGGGTAAATCTGTCAAGGAACAGACGCAGGAAATCCTTGAACAGATTGACACATTGCTCGCTCAGGCAGGCAGCGACAAGACCCGCATCCTGAAAGCCAATATCTGGCTGACTGATATTAAAACCTTCAGCCAGATGAATGAAGCATGGGATGCATGGGCAGTTCCGGGCCAGACTCCGGCGCGCGCCACGGTAGAAGCAAAACTCGCCGAACCGGGCTATGACGTGGAAATCATGATTGAAGCTGTTCGCTAA
- a CDS encoding DUF2336 domain-containing protein, giving the protein MRIQPSDLQKLTADPSADVRVDVTEKIASGFKNGEFTISEKKIATEIFRLLVNDIEKRVRIALSKQLADSMDAPHDVVLKLANDVKEVALPVLQHSFVLTEGDLIDITHHSQDTEVMSAIARRDIVSRELSAALLKKSDMTVVETLLSNKNASIDDRGLNEIYTGYSSNISMLELMAKRGGIPATLAEKLFVVVSDEVKKILTRQYNISFQVASDSAQYARELATLGLIDDSMQKMEMEDLVSHLDKNGRLSFSLIIRSLCLGNIRFFEYAMAKLAGISNMNARILILDRENGFEKLYEKTGLPPEMFKAIRYLLTIALEETALGRYHRNDFRQRLASRISKDSNATKIEYMDYIVLLIQNNMVDNG; this is encoded by the coding sequence ATGCGAATCCAGCCTTCCGACCTGCAAAAACTGACTGCAGACCCATCCGCGGATGTTCGCGTGGATGTCACGGAAAAAATCGCTTCTGGATTCAAAAACGGCGAATTCACTATCAGTGAAAAGAAAATTGCTACCGAAATCTTCCGCCTTCTCGTCAACGATATTGAAAAACGCGTACGCATCGCATTAAGCAAACAACTGGCAGACAGCATGGACGCACCGCATGACGTGGTGCTGAAGCTTGCCAATGACGTCAAGGAAGTGGCCCTCCCCGTACTCCAGCATTCTTTCGTGCTTACGGAAGGCGATCTGATCGACATTACCCACCATTCTCAGGATACGGAAGTCATGTCGGCCATCGCACGGCGCGATATCGTTTCACGGGAGTTGTCGGCAGCACTGCTGAAAAAATCAGACATGACGGTGGTGGAAACGCTCTTAAGCAATAAGAACGCCAGCATAGACGACCGTGGCCTCAATGAGATCTATACAGGCTATTCCTCCAATATCTCCATGCTGGAGCTGATGGCAAAGCGTGGCGGCATCCCGGCAACGCTTGCGGAAAAGCTGTTCGTCGTCGTATCTGACGAGGTCAAGAAGATCCTGACCAGGCAATATAATATCTCATTCCAGGTCGCAAGCGACTCCGCCCAGTATGCACGCGAGCTGGCCACGCTTGGCCTGATCGACGACTCAATGCAGAAAATGGAGATGGAAGACCTTGTCTCCCACCTCGACAAAAACGGAAGACTAAGCTTCTCGCTTATTATCCGTTCGCTCTGTCTGGGTAATATACGCTTCTTTGAGTACGCCATGGCGAAACTCGCCGGCATCTCCAACATGAATGCCCGCATCCTGATACTCGACCGCGAGAACGGTTTTGAAAAACTTTATGAGAAAACCGGCCTGCCGCCGGAAATGTTCAAAGCCATACGCTATCTGCTGACCATCGCGCTCGAGGAAACGGCGCTCGGCCGCTACCACCGCAACGATTTCCGCCAGCGCCTGGCGTCCCGCATTTCAAAGGATAGCAACGCCACCAAGATCGAATATATGGACTATATAGTCCTGCTGATTCAGAACAACATGGTTGATAATGGATAA
- a CDS encoding GyrI-like domain-containing protein, whose amino-acid sequence MVNLTQDPTTVTLEPALLLYLEKTGPFAINAPLAWQEFIPLVKAHIDMGNIIVGVGLSHIDSSKKGNDAFVYQAGMLLRTSPATVPEGLQLRTLAKGKYASFLLTGSYMQLPQAYPAAFEILAKKGYSTRDDFCIEKYLTNAETTPEAELKTEILIPIV is encoded by the coding sequence ATGGTCAACCTGACACAAGACCCCACAACGGTCACCCTTGAACCCGCTTTGCTTCTATATCTGGAAAAAACCGGTCCCTTTGCAATCAATGCCCCGCTCGCATGGCAGGAATTCATTCCCCTGGTGAAAGCCCATATCGATATGGGCAATATCATTGTCGGTGTGGGATTAAGCCATATCGATTCCAGCAAGAAAGGCAATGATGCCTTCGTTTATCAGGCGGGCATGCTGCTGAGAACTTCTCCGGCAACCGTGCCGGAAGGGTTGCAGCTGCGTACGCTGGCTAAAGGTAAATACGCAAGCTTCCTGCTCACCGGTTCTTATATGCAGTTGCCGCAAGCCTACCCGGCCGCCTTTGAGATTCTGGCAAAAAAGGGCTATAGCACGCGCGACGATTTCTGCATCGAGAAATACCTCACCAATGCAGAAACCACACCGGAAGCGGAACTCAAGACCGAGATTTTGATTCCGATCGTATAG
- a CDS encoding site-specific tyrosine recombinase — protein MQGSSDSALIESFLEMMAAERGAAGNTIESYGRDLREAAGFLAKRKSGFAQADRGMLEAYVASLSASGLSPRTVARRVSSLKQFFHFLYSDDVRKDDPATALEVPKQPRSLPKSMEQDDITRLIEAARVAEDKRLTAMLELLYASGLRVSELVTLPLSAVQKAGAEGRHFLIVRGKGDKERIVPLHDHALEALNTHLEDLKNRKISSAWLFPSRGKEGHITRQRFGQMLKELAVTVGIDPESISPHTLRHSFASHLLSGGADLRVIQELLGHADISTTQIYTHIEKEKLTKLVSEHHPLAKK, from the coding sequence ATGCAAGGAAGCAGTGACAGCGCACTAATCGAGTCTTTCCTGGAGATGATGGCAGCTGAACGCGGGGCTGCGGGTAATACGATTGAGTCTTACGGACGGGACCTGCGCGAGGCGGCAGGCTTTCTAGCAAAGCGTAAATCCGGTTTTGCACAAGCGGACAGGGGAATGCTCGAAGCCTATGTGGCGTCGCTCAGTGCAAGCGGACTTTCTCCGCGGACGGTGGCGCGGCGCGTCTCCAGCCTTAAGCAATTCTTTCATTTTCTCTATAGTGACGATGTCCGCAAGGACGATCCGGCTACGGCGCTGGAAGTGCCTAAGCAACCGCGCAGCCTGCCTAAGAGCATGGAACAAGACGATATTACCCGGCTGATTGAAGCGGCGAGAGTGGCAGAGGATAAACGGCTTACGGCCATGCTGGAGCTGCTTTATGCTTCGGGCTTGCGTGTTTCGGAACTGGTGACGCTGCCGCTTTCGGCTGTGCAGAAGGCCGGGGCAGAAGGGCGGCATTTCCTGATCGTGCGTGGCAAAGGGGATAAAGAGCGGATTGTTCCGCTGCATGACCATGCGCTTGAAGCACTTAATACCCATCTTGAAGATCTTAAGAATAGAAAAATCTCCAGTGCCTGGTTATTTCCATCGCGCGGTAAAGAAGGTCATATTACGCGCCAGCGTTTCGGGCAGATGCTGAAAGAACTGGCGGTGACAGTGGGGATTGATCCCGAAAGTATTTCACCCCATACGCTGCGCCATTCTTTCGCAAGCCACCTGCTTTCCGGCGGAGCGGATTTACGCGTGATACAGGAACTGCTGGGACATGCGGATATTTCCACTACGCAGATTTATACGCATATTGAAAAGGAGAAGCTTACGAAGCTCGTGAGTGAGCATCATCCTTTGGCGAAGAAATAA